TACAAAGCTGAGCTTGCAGAATGATTGGGTCTGAGCTGTTGCTCATCTCTGAGTGGATTTTTAGGGCAATGGGATTTTTTGCAGAGCCCAACACGAGCGTGGCCCCACAGGGATCCCACAGCATGGACCAGGTGGATGTGGAGTGTTGAGGACTTTGTCTCTATTTAATTGTTTGGCTTGGCTCCCCACAGCCTTGCAGAAGGCTTTGTTATTTTAGAGTAGACTTCTCCACTGCTTTGTCTGGAAGTTAAGTGGCTCATTGCTTCTCCAAACTGAAGTaaatctttctctctttcagtgTTCCATTGGCAAGCGACAATAATGGGACCAGTAAGTATGAGAGAATTCTCTTCATAGCTTTTTATGGAGAATCCCTCCTGGAATAACTCCTCAGACTTCACTGGTTCTTTTCTATTAACAGAATGACAGTCCCTATCAAGGTGGAGTATTTTTCCTGACAATTCACTTCCCAACAGATTATCCCTTCAAACCACCCAAGGTGAGTGCCTTGCCCCATAAATCTCTTCATTCCCATATGCTGTAATGCACATTTGTTGAGCCTACACtgaaattttccttcttctgcagGTTGCATTTACAACAAGAATCTATCATCCAAATATTAACAGTAATGGCAGCATTTGTCTTGATATTCTACGGTCACAGTGGTCCCCAGCACTAACTATTTCAAAAGGTACCTCCAATGCTCATTTAATTTTACTCTGCTGAAATGAATTACTGATTTGGATTTAggatgtaaaggaaaaaaaaaaaaaaaccaaacaaaactgctGCATTCCTGCTGTCAACCATTTCTGTGGTCACTGCTTCAGCCTTGTGACTCTGCCTCTGGCCTGCAGCCAATTCCTGAGCACAGGATGCTCTGGACATCCAATTTCCCTGTGACCACAGGGAGACTGCTCAGCTTTGCCAGTGGATTGGAGAGGTCTTGCTGGTACTAAGTACGTAGCCTTCCCACCTCACCTCAGAGTCTGAACACTTGGaactaaaaaaagcaaataaaaaaaccaaaacacccacaAAATTAAACCTCGTGCACAACAAGGAAGACTTCAATGGTCAGAATGCACAGGGCAAATCCCACTACCTGTGGCCTTCAAAAAACACCAAGCCTGCTTTGATTCTTtgtcatcttaaaaaaaaccaacaaaagtcCCTTTTTAAAGGCAACATTGGAACCATGTTGGTCATTTTTTAACATCCTATAACATGGGCTACTTTAATATTAAAGTTTAACCAGCttgcaattttttgttttttttttctttttatcaaaaCCCATCTTGGTCCATGTGAATTGTGCTGGCCTGTGGGGCACAGGAATGTCTCCTGTGCCTG
This window of the Calypte anna isolate BGI_N300 chromosome 13, bCalAnn1_v1.p, whole genome shotgun sequence genome carries:
- the UBE2D2 gene encoding ubiquitin-conjugating enzyme E2 D2 isoform X2, whose amino-acid sequence is MFHWQATIMGPNDSPYQGGVFFLTIHFPTDYPFKPPKVAFTTRIYHPNINSNGSICLDILRSQWSPALTISKVLLSICSLLCDPNPDDPLVPEIARIYKTDREKYNRIAREWTQKYAM